One genomic window of Oryzias melastigma strain HK-1 unplaced genomic scaffold, ASM292280v2 sc00350, whole genome shotgun sequence includes the following:
- the LOC112142096 gene encoding heme-binding protein 2 produces MELQLMVALLLLPACSGQSAQHCHGQPCPQYQILEANGDFEVRQYPPTDWITTEVEGSDLPAFLAARSRLKDFCEKSQKAGQPCPGAWPAIITVSKERQAQKVTLSWYLPTETKLQTFDTSVTLQHRDAAIIFVSSFGGFPGLSGAQDHVEILKKSVAKVGRKFKSHTFTGAGYDTFLASSHYNEVWVYAA; encoded by the exons ATGGAGCTCCAGCTGATGGTTGCTTTGCTCCTGCTGCCGGCCTGCAGCGGACAGTCTGCCCAGCATTGCCACGGCCAGCCCTGCCCTCAGTACCAGATCCTGGAGGCCAACGGG GACTTTGAGGTACGACAGTACCCCCCCACCGACTGGATCACCACTGAAGTAGAGGGCTCCGACTTACCTGCATTCCTTGCAGCAAGGTCTAGGCTTAAGGATTTCTGTGAGAAATCTCAAAAAGCTG GTCAACCATGCCCAGGCGCGTGGCCTGCCATCATCACTGTTTCTAAAGAGAGACAGGCTCAGAAAGTGACCTTGTCCTGGTATCTTCCAACTGAAACAAAGCTTCAGACCTTTGATACTTCGGTCACCCTGCAGCACAGAGATGCAGCCATCATCTTTGTCAG CTCCTTTGGTGGTTTTCCAGGCCTCAGCGGTGCCCAAGATCATGTGGAAATCCTTAAGAAGTCTGTGGCCAAGGTTGGGAGGAAATTTAAGTCCCACACTTTTACTGGAGCAGGttatgacacatttttagcTTCCAGTCACTACAATGAGGTCTGGGTGTATGCTGCCTGA